A window from Corynebacterium singulare encodes these proteins:
- a CDS encoding sulfite exporter TauE/SafE family protein has translation MSVVALPFAILLIVAVGSCLQRVSGMGLGLIGGPILTLMLGPVEGIMVTNVLACINAALTTYSMRADVDWHKWLRIGPFMVLGSIPAALLIARIDTASLLVLVGGALLCALGVVSFGRRFVPELHGTGPAISAGILGGFTNTLAGVAGPVITVYAQAARWPQSVYAATLQPCFFIGGLFSVVTKYFLGAGGFEGLHWLVWPFGIIGMFIGIKVGTSIAGRVSREKARKLSLTVASLGSLSALIRGLIALAA, from the coding sequence GTGAGTGTCGTAGCACTTCCCTTTGCCATCCTTCTTATCGTCGCGGTGGGATCGTGTTTGCAGCGCGTCTCCGGCATGGGCCTCGGACTCATCGGTGGGCCCATTCTGACCCTCATGTTGGGGCCGGTGGAAGGCATTATGGTCACGAACGTTCTGGCCTGCATCAACGCAGCCTTAACCACGTATTCCATGCGCGCTGATGTGGATTGGCACAAGTGGCTGCGCATCGGCCCCTTCATGGTTTTGGGCTCGATCCCGGCGGCACTCCTCATTGCACGGATTGATACCGCGAGCCTCCTCGTGTTGGTGGGCGGCGCGCTGCTTTGTGCGCTCGGCGTGGTGTCCTTCGGACGGCGTTTTGTCCCCGAGCTGCATGGAACCGGGCCAGCGATATCTGCTGGCATCCTCGGTGGTTTCACTAACACATTGGCAGGCGTGGCCGGTCCGGTCATTACGGTGTATGCCCAGGCGGCGCGGTGGCCGCAGTCGGTCTACGCCGCGACCTTGCAGCCTTGTTTCTTCATCGGGGGGCTTTTCTCCGTAGTGACCAAGTATTTCTTAGGGGCTGGTGGCTTCGAAGGTTTGCACTGGTTGGTGTGGCCTTTCGGCATCATCGGCATGTTTATCGGCATTAAGGTGGGCACGTCGATTGCGGGGCGGGTCTCCCGAGAGAAGGCACGCAAGCTTTCCTTAACGGTGGCGAGCTTGGGTTCCTTGAGTGCGCTCATTCGTGGCCTTATAGCTTTGGCTGCGTAG
- a CDS encoding YbjN domain-containing protein: protein MTDATNQQEAQQRELLPDTPVEDVTLERIAEIFDSEGLEYRIEEQKTQDSGTVTLLRTGFSNAAIAFQLIGSSLIVDSVWRGSVPASEGPALLMHINSWNQDHFTPTFRFFEAPDNALAVSGARELDTTHGASRNQLGAFVMSTLDAILQSFEWIEQQYPQLVTWKEHNHD from the coding sequence GTGACTGACGCGACCAACCAGCAAGAAGCGCAGCAGCGCGAGCTGCTGCCTGACACCCCCGTGGAGGATGTGACCCTCGAGCGCATCGCGGAGATCTTTGATTCCGAGGGCTTGGAGTACCGCATCGAAGAGCAGAAGACGCAGGACTCTGGAACCGTTACTCTCCTGCGCACTGGCTTCTCCAATGCAGCGATTGCTTTCCAGCTCATCGGTTCCTCCCTCATCGTGGATTCCGTGTGGCGCGGTTCGGTTCCCGCTTCCGAAGGCCCCGCGCTGCTGATGCACATCAACTCGTGGAACCAGGATCACTTCACGCCCACGTTCCGCTTCTTTGAGGCCCCAGATAACGCCCTAGCGGTCTCCGGTGCCCGCGAGTTGGACACAACCCACGGTGCTTCCCGCAACCAGCTAGGCGCCTTTGTGATGTCCACCTTGGATGCCATCCTGCAATCCTTCGAATGGATTGAACAGCAGTACCCGCAGCTTGTGACCTGGAAGGAGCACAACCATGACTAA
- a CDS encoding YbjN domain-containing protein, translating into MTNPAKDPNALPDVTLDRVIAAMKTFDIELEPVTGRTDAATANLNGLPCMFAVLDSVAIVRCDVPTDAEYAKADAGLFLAANQINSVAMGASAVITDFDGMLLVRTESDIPCAAGMNDEQLASALRASVDGVINAQNAMVAAAEEMAKLGSESAAQAGEGNTESAE; encoded by the coding sequence ATGACTAATCCTGCCAAGGACCCGAACGCTTTGCCTGACGTCACGCTCGACCGTGTCATCGCCGCAATGAAAACTTTCGACATCGAGCTTGAACCGGTGACCGGTCGCACCGATGCCGCCACCGCGAACCTTAACGGCCTGCCTTGCATGTTTGCGGTGCTCGACAGCGTGGCCATTGTGCGCTGCGATGTGCCTACCGACGCCGAGTATGCCAAGGCAGATGCTGGCCTCTTCCTGGCTGCTAACCAGATTAATTCCGTGGCTATGGGTGCAAGCGCCGTGATCACAGACTTTGACGGCATGCTGCTCGTGCGCACTGAGTCCGATATTCCATGCGCTGCCGGTATGAATGACGAGCAACTGGCTTCTGCTCTGCGCGCCTCCGTTGACGGCGTCATCAATGCCCAGAACGCCATGGTTGCCGCCGCTGAGGAGATGGCGAAGCTTGGCTCCGAGTCTGCTGCCCAGGCGGGCGAGGGCAACACCGAAAGCGCCGAGTAG
- the coaD gene encoding pantetheine-phosphate adenylyltransferase — protein sequence MPTHAVCPGSFDPITLGHVDVFTRAAELFDKVTVLVTANPDKPSGLFTVEERVELIRDTVSLDIEVEWWSGLLVDYTSAHGVDTIVKGLRSSLDYEYELPMAQMNRRLSGIDTVFLLTDEKYGYISSSLCKQVAKYGGDVTGMFPERVAEAVMKRYRG from the coding sequence ATGCCCACTCATGCCGTCTGCCCTGGTTCTTTCGACCCCATCACGCTGGGGCACGTCGATGTCTTTACCCGCGCTGCAGAGCTCTTCGACAAAGTCACGGTACTTGTGACCGCCAACCCAGATAAGCCTTCTGGACTCTTCACCGTAGAAGAGCGCGTCGAGCTCATCCGTGACACTGTCTCTCTTGATATCGAGGTCGAGTGGTGGAGCGGTCTTCTCGTGGACTACACCAGCGCCCACGGCGTGGACACGATCGTTAAAGGCCTGCGGTCCTCACTGGACTATGAATACGAGCTGCCCATGGCACAGATGAATCGTCGTCTCTCCGGCATCGATACTGTCTTCCTCCTCACCGATGAGAAGTACGGCTATATCTCCTCCTCGCTGTGTAAACAGGTGGCGAAGTATGGTGGCGATGTGACTGGCATGTTCCCAGAGCGTGTCGCAGAGGCTGTCATGAAGCGCTACCGAGGTTAA
- a CDS encoding YbjN domain-containing protein: protein MSADPYEILAGSPLSEVTRDRVLTLLTGTELAMSATAHPDDGAVVVARLNDLDWVISVEDELVRLECVLPTQLDAEVVSLFHVLCNEFNSSAFDGRALVGTAEGMVELRGDACFVTAVGMTDDQLFHALNLGIISAQEALLSVLDTFNDTVRGLAGGVPGDEA, encoded by the coding sequence ATGAGTGCAGACCCTTACGAGATTCTGGCTGGTTCTCCCCTGTCCGAAGTTACTCGCGACCGCGTGCTGACCTTGCTCACCGGGACGGAGCTCGCTATGTCCGCAACGGCCCACCCCGACGACGGCGCAGTAGTCGTGGCTCGCCTCAACGACTTGGATTGGGTCATCTCTGTTGAAGACGAACTGGTACGCCTCGAATGCGTTCTGCCCACGCAGCTAGACGCTGAGGTAGTTTCGCTGTTCCACGTGCTCTGCAATGAGTTTAATTCCAGCGCTTTCGACGGCCGTGCGCTCGTTGGTACTGCTGAGGGCATGGTGGAATTGCGCGGTGACGCGTGTTTCGTCACCGCTGTGGGCATGACTGATGACCAACTATTCCACGCCCTCAACCTAGGCATTATCAGTGCCCAAGAGGCATTGTTGTCCGTGCTGGATACCTTTAACGACACCGTCCGCGGGCTTGCGGGCGGTGTGCCGGGCGACGAGGCTTAG
- a CDS encoding PPK2 family polyphosphate kinase — MAKFKIEDALNLRAGKNFQIDSVDPSSTPGFDGDKDELDDRFSKYDDELYELQERLFANGRAYGEDAPAALIVLQGMDTSGKGGAIRHVLSTFDPQGTTTVGFGKPTDEELEHDFLWRIRKHDPTPGQIVAFDRSHYEDVLIQRVHEWVDEEEVDRRIEAIRDYELDLTAKGVKVIKIFLHISKEAQKENLLERTERPDKFWKYDPSDVEERAYWDKYMEAYQDAIQRTDENYAPWYVIPTDNKKYARMALKFLIVDLLRHVDLEWPAPDFDPEVERQRIEEAD, encoded by the coding sequence ATGGCGAAATTCAAGATCGAAGACGCACTGAACCTGCGCGCAGGCAAGAATTTTCAGATCGACTCCGTGGATCCCTCCTCCACGCCGGGGTTCGACGGCGATAAGGATGAGCTCGACGATCGCTTCTCTAAGTATGACGATGAACTGTACGAGCTGCAGGAACGCCTCTTCGCCAACGGCCGCGCCTACGGTGAAGACGCACCAGCTGCACTCATCGTTCTGCAAGGTATGGACACCTCTGGCAAAGGCGGCGCCATTCGCCACGTGCTGAGTACGTTCGACCCGCAGGGCACAACGACGGTTGGTTTCGGCAAACCTACCGATGAGGAGCTGGAGCACGACTTCTTGTGGCGTATCCGCAAACACGATCCCACACCCGGACAGATTGTGGCCTTCGACCGTTCGCACTACGAAGATGTGCTCATCCAGCGTGTGCATGAGTGGGTCGACGAAGAGGAAGTTGATCGCCGCATTGAGGCGATCCGTGACTACGAGCTGGACCTGACGGCCAAGGGCGTCAAGGTCATCAAAATCTTCCTGCACATCTCTAAGGAAGCGCAGAAAGAGAACCTTCTCGAGCGCACCGAACGCCCGGATAAGTTCTGGAAGTATGACCCGTCGGACGTCGAGGAGCGCGCGTACTGGGATAAATACATGGAGGCCTACCAGGACGCGATCCAGCGCACCGATGAAAACTATGCCCCCTGGTATGTCATCCCCACTGACAATAAGAAATACGCCCGCATGGCGCTGAAGTTCCTCATCGTGGATCTCCTGCGGCACGTGGACCTTGAGTGGCCGGCACCCGACTTCGACCCAGAAGTCGAGCGCCAGCGCATCGAAGAGGCCGACTAA